Proteins from a genomic interval of Nitrosomonas sp.:
- a CDS encoding transposase: protein MLRLLSAISPTFITANPGGRANRKTNRLLVEKIDLPRSVFKYTKQRCPFRMDAVVIFPDHLHGIQTLPQADADCSTRWNMLKGYFSRYSTKGEKISTSRKSRREREIW, encoded by the coding sequence TTGTTACGCTTATTATCAGCGATTTCTCCAACTTTCATAACCGCCAACCCGGGAGGGCGTGCCAACCGCAAGACCAATCGGCTGTTAGTCGAGAAAATTGATTTACCACGCAGCGTATTTAAATACACAAAACAGCGCTGCCCTTTTCGCATGGATGCCGTCGTTATTTTTCCGGATCACTTGCACGGTATCCAGACGCTGCCACAGGCCGATGCGGATTGTTCAACCCGATGGAATATGTTGAAAGGTTATTTTTCCCGCTACAGCACAAAAGGAGAAAAAATTTCTACCAGCCGGAAATCTCGCCGGGAAAGGGAAATATGGTAA
- a CDS encoding DUF839 domain-containing protein, with translation MAGNNRKIRTGTELVRFSLVLAVFACSSAGIANDKIGSGNDFGAKAEKMLNAQSLKYFGIRKSLQASASATSGAYRTEGQSATDQVLLAKGLKAEYVTRNAGNLTDMMVLWPQDKPTHLVTCVEGGREDIGLGKFNPSVQRIDLQTGMVETILRGMDRCDGISATAWNTILATEETGDGTAFEIAHPLTTTENTVVDRVTGEISGATAENIRHRPNLPIMAWEGLVVLESGVVFAGDELRPGTAQPDADGGAIYKFIPTTPWNGVSGIENSPLASGSVYVMQVSCRGDRQQFGQGCEVGKANWVGPIDPLHARAEATVFQATGYYRPEDMHKDPLYAAPEGFDSATRFCWTNTGNEDAGNYGEVMCAVDLEPLTATVADGDSRLVEVNRFIEGDTDFNSFDNLAFQPMTGNLYVIEDHPNGDVFACLPDGADRDIKSDGCIRILSVKDSSAEPTGFLFSNDGETAYVSIQHSNDENMPEFDGYPTDDVLKITGFRIKGSKFLHKNHERND, from the coding sequence ATGGCTGGTAACAATAGAAAAATCAGAACAGGCACTGAATTAGTACGGTTTTCGCTTGTTCTGGCAGTTTTTGCTTGTTCGTCCGCAGGTATCGCGAATGACAAAATTGGCAGTGGAAACGATTTTGGCGCTAAAGCAGAAAAAATGCTGAATGCTCAGTCATTAAAATATTTTGGTATCAGAAAATCACTGCAGGCGTCTGCTTCTGCCACAAGCGGAGCATACAGGACGGAAGGGCAGTCAGCTACGGATCAGGTGTTGCTGGCAAAAGGGTTGAAAGCTGAATATGTAACCCGCAATGCCGGTAATCTTACGGATATGATGGTGTTATGGCCACAGGATAAGCCGACACATCTGGTGACCTGCGTTGAAGGTGGCAGAGAGGATATTGGCCTGGGCAAGTTTAACCCTTCGGTGCAGCGAATTGATTTGCAAACGGGCATGGTCGAAACAATATTGCGTGGCATGGATCGATGCGATGGTATTAGCGCCACTGCCTGGAATACGATACTTGCTACCGAAGAAACGGGTGATGGTACTGCATTCGAAATTGCACATCCATTGACGACCACCGAGAACACCGTAGTTGACCGGGTAACGGGAGAAATTTCAGGTGCTACTGCGGAAAATATCCGGCATCGCCCAAATTTACCTATCATGGCCTGGGAAGGTTTAGTCGTTCTGGAGTCTGGCGTAGTGTTTGCGGGAGATGAATTGCGTCCCGGAACAGCTCAACCGGATGCTGACGGTGGGGCAATATACAAATTTATTCCGACGACACCGTGGAACGGCGTAAGCGGCATCGAAAATTCCCCTCTTGCCTCAGGCTCAGTATATGTCATGCAGGTGAGCTGTCGAGGAGACAGGCAACAATTTGGTCAGGGTTGTGAAGTCGGCAAGGCAAACTGGGTCGGCCCCATTGATCCGTTGCATGCGCGTGCCGAGGCGACTGTATTTCAGGCTACCGGATATTACCGTCCGGAAGATATGCATAAAGATCCCCTGTATGCTGCACCCGAAGGATTCGATTCGGCTACGCGATTCTGTTGGACCAATACTGGCAATGAGGACGCTGGCAACTACGGTGAAGTGATGTGCGCCGTCGATCTTGAACCCCTGACGGCAACGGTTGCTGACGGTGATAGCCGACTGGTGGAGGTCAATCGTTTTATAGAAGGCGATACAGATTTTAACTCTTTTGATAATCTGGCATTTCAGCCGATGACCGGAAATCTATATGTCATCGAGGATCATCCCAACGGCGATGTATTCGCGTGCTTGCCGGATGGTGCGGACCGGGATATTAAATCAGACGGTTGCATCCGGATTTTATCAGTAAAGGACAGCTCGGCAGAGCCGACCGGCTTTTTGTTTAGTAACGACGGCGAAACAGCTTATGTCTCCATCCAGCATTCAAATGATGAAAATATGCCGGAATTTGATGGCTACCCGACTGATGATGTATTGAAAATCACAGGCTTTAGAATTAAAGGCTCCAAATTCCTCCATAAAAATCATGAACGTAATGATTAA
- a CDS encoding AbgT family transporter, translated as MTTRWVEPLSTYYPADPAAAEASVGITITAWEIRALYRAFAALLLTVLLILLWIFLPEGVLHGEGNRFARWIEATVPLLFLVFVIPAIVFGVSIGNIRNDKDIADMMGATIAALGPYIVLAFFAAQFIEAFKYSGLGEMLAISGGLWLASLALPSPVLLSSFLTLAMLANLFIGSSSAKYAFLAPVFVPMLMLAGFSPELTQAAYRVGDSVTNVITPLNPYMIIVLAFVQQYAKKAGMGTLIAMMLPYTIAFALIWSLLLVGWLLLDIPLGPGGNLAFEFTQISS; from the coding sequence GTGACCACAAGATGGGTCGAGCCGTTGAGCACCTATTATCCAGCAGATCCGGCAGCGGCAGAAGCATCCGTCGGAATAACAATCACGGCATGGGAAATTCGCGCACTGTATCGCGCTTTCGCCGCCTTGCTGCTGACGGTTCTGCTCATTTTGCTGTGGATTTTTCTGCCGGAAGGTGTGCTGCATGGGGAGGGTAACCGATTTGCGCGCTGGATAGAAGCGACGGTGCCTCTTTTGTTTCTGGTCTTCGTCATTCCTGCGATCGTCTTTGGTGTAAGCATCGGCAACATTCGCAATGACAAAGATATTGCCGACATGATGGGCGCCACCATTGCGGCACTGGGGCCTTATATTGTGCTCGCATTCTTTGCTGCACAGTTCATCGAGGCTTTTAAATACAGCGGTCTTGGAGAAATGCTGGCAATTTCCGGTGGACTATGGCTGGCATCTTTAGCCCTTCCCTCACCAGTTTTACTCAGCAGCTTTCTCACACTGGCGATGCTGGCCAATCTGTTTATTGGATCATCTTCAGCAAAATATGCATTTTTGGCACCGGTTTTCGTGCCGATGCTGATGCTGGCGGGATTCAGCCCTGAATTGACCCAGGCGGCCTATCGCGTGGGGGATTCGGTTACCAACGTCATTACACCGCTTAATCCCTACATGATCATCGTTCTGGCGTTCGTGCAGCAATACGCGAAAAAGGCGGGTATGGGAACGCTGATTGCGATGATGCTACCCTACACCATTGCTTTTGCCCTGATCTGGAGCTTGCTGCTGGTTGGCTGGCTGCTGTTGGATATTCCATTAGGCCCGGGGGGGAACCTGGCCTTCGAGTTTACTCAAATCTCCTCCTGA
- a CDS encoding efflux RND transporter periplasmic adaptor subunit: MKIRFNPPEKKNPESEQGIRIRYDSAKRTGAAWRWYLILAVASLPLLYLAGLIFREVLLTEIDGRIILPHTTIRVQGAGYVQQLQIAPLETVSEGTQLARLTNPSLESSIQRLHGEIVFLSTQKESLQRDDSQKQASRLALFAQDQSQFYLKRLRQFESLLKQGAATQAEVATARSQYIATLERLDSLAQTGKQINTLGAETRQIDTRISQLQLEHDMQSNQLQMLSLISPATGLVTEIHAQPGEYLAQGQPLLDIAFPEQAYISAFIPPKYLDKAVLGQQATIIFPNGEKYGARISFVPSVTHRTLAEDLTPLEAPRSTILARMQFIDTVDSSRLMNGMPVKIRFDTW, from the coding sequence ATGAAAATCCGCTTTAACCCCCCTGAAAAGAAAAATCCGGAAAGTGAGCAGGGAATCCGTATCCGTTACGATTCCGCCAAACGTACTGGTGCCGCGTGGCGCTGGTATCTGATACTTGCCGTTGCCAGCCTTCCATTGTTGTATCTGGCAGGGCTGATATTTCGAGAAGTCCTGCTGACCGAAATTGATGGCCGCATCATCCTGCCGCATACCACCATTCGTGTACAGGGCGCAGGCTATGTGCAGCAATTGCAAATAGCCCCTCTGGAAACGGTATCGGAAGGAACGCAACTGGCGAGGCTGACCAACCCTTCCCTGGAAAGCAGCATACAACGTCTGCACGGCGAAATCGTCTTTCTATCCACGCAGAAAGAATCATTACAACGTGACGACAGCCAGAAGCAGGCTTCGCGCCTGGCCCTGTTTGCGCAGGATCAAAGCCAGTTCTATTTGAAACGCTTACGTCAATTCGAGTCTCTGTTGAAGCAGGGCGCGGCAACGCAGGCCGAAGTAGCAACGGCTCGCAGTCAATATATTGCAACACTGGAAAGACTGGATTCGCTCGCGCAGACCGGAAAGCAAATCAACACCCTGGGTGCAGAAACACGGCAAATCGATACCCGCATCAGTCAACTGCAATTAGAGCACGACATGCAGAGCAACCAGCTGCAAATGTTATCTCTGATCTCCCCGGCAACTGGCCTGGTCACAGAGATTCATGCACAACCCGGAGAATATCTGGCACAGGGGCAGCCGCTGTTGGACATTGCTTTTCCTGAACAGGCCTATATCAGTGCATTTATTCCACCCAAATACCTCGACAAAGCCGTGCTGGGTCAGCAGGCAACCATTATTTTCCCAAATGGCGAAAAATATGGGGCACGAATCAGCTTTGTGCCTAGTGTAACTCATAGAACTTTAGCAGAAGATTTAACGCCTCTGGAAGCGCCCCGCTCCACTATTCTGGCGCGCATGCAGTTTATCGATACAGTGGATAGCTCCCGGCTGATGAATGGCATGCCGGTCAAGATAAGATTCGATACCTGGTAA
- a CDS encoding DUF1624 domain-containing protein encodes MTLPSVEKANTRLLAIDALRGLVMAFMLVDHVRETFFLHLQVSDPVDASTADPALFFTRLLSTFCAPVFVALTGLSAWLYGQSHTKREISVFLLKRGLFLVFLEITFVSFAWSAQFPPQTIWLQVIWAIGISMIMLAALLHLPRTGQLILGIIIVCGHNLLDDIIIAPDSPLYISWAMLHQRAAIELSSGLIIKTTYPVLPWIGVILLGYAMGPWFAHGTEPLGRIRHLWIVGGMMLITFAAVRYLNFYGDKPWFVAESSLRTVMSFLALTKYPPSLLFLLPTLGTGLLLLALFERMRPHFILHQLAFLGGAPMFFYLLHLYVLKVLYLTALALYGPTQGQYFSVDHILTVWLWAVILLPLLYFPTRWFARMKQNQKDMAWMKYL; translated from the coding sequence ATGACTTTACCATCAGTAGAAAAAGCAAACACGCGCCTGCTTGCAATTGATGCGCTGCGGGGGCTGGTGATGGCATTCATGCTGGTCGACCATGTGCGAGAAACCTTTTTTCTGCACTTGCAGGTGAGCGATCCGGTCGATGCCAGCACAGCAGACCCTGCTCTATTTTTCACACGGTTACTTTCAACTTTCTGCGCGCCCGTCTTTGTTGCGCTGACAGGGCTGTCAGCCTGGCTTTACGGCCAATCGCATACCAAGCGGGAGATTTCCGTTTTTTTACTTAAGCGCGGTTTGTTTCTAGTATTTCTGGAAATTACTTTCGTCAGCTTTGCCTGGTCGGCGCAGTTTCCACCACAGACGATCTGGTTGCAGGTAATCTGGGCGATTGGAATCAGCATGATCATGTTGGCGGCATTACTCCATCTACCGCGTACCGGGCAGCTCATACTGGGGATCATCATTGTTTGCGGTCACAATCTGCTCGATGACATCATAATCGCACCAGATTCTCCCCTTTACATATCCTGGGCAATGCTCCATCAGCGCGCGGCCATCGAATTAAGCAGCGGCCTCATCATCAAGACAACCTACCCGGTGTTGCCATGGATTGGCGTTATTCTACTCGGTTATGCAATGGGACCGTGGTTTGCACATGGCACCGAACCACTGGGACGTATCCGCCATTTGTGGATAGTCGGTGGCATGATGCTCATCACCTTTGCCGCTGTCCGCTATCTTAATTTCTATGGCGACAAACCCTGGTTTGTCGCAGAGAGCAGCCTGCGCACGGTTATGAGTTTTCTGGCTTTGACCAAGTACCCGCCTTCCCTGCTATTCCTGTTACCGACGCTAGGTACCGGGTTGTTGCTGCTCGCACTGTTTGAACGCATGCGGCCTCATTTTATACTGCATCAACTTGCATTTCTGGGCGGCGCACCGATGTTTTTCTACCTGCTGCACCTGTATGTGCTGAAAGTACTTTATCTAACTGCTCTGGCGCTATATGGCCCGACCCAAGGCCAATATTTCAGTGTCGATCATATTTTGACCGTATGGCTATGGGCGGTTATTTTGTTACCCCTCCTTTATTTTCCAACACGCTGGTTTGCCAGAATGAAGCAGAACCAAAAAGATATGGCGTGGATGAAATATTTGTAG
- a CDS encoding AbgT family transporter, translated as MNILSLIERAGNRLPHPASLFFLGLCCVMALSWLAFTLNWSVIHPASGVNLSARNLISRDGAWWLLSHLVDNFIKFPPLAIVLVGMLGIGMAERTGLLSTILRLVIARTPQAMLTPVTLFLGIMSSLAVDAGYVVLPPIAAALYLAAGRSPLVGIAVAFAGVSAGFSANLFITAIDPLLAGFTQSAATILVPDYQVPVTANWWFMITSTLVLRNL; from the coding sequence ATGAACATTCTTAGCCTGATCGAACGCGCCGGTAACCGCCTGCCCCATCCCGCAAGCCTGTTTTTTCTTGGGCTTTGCTGCGTTATGGCACTGTCCTGGCTGGCGTTTACCCTGAATTGGAGTGTGATTCATCCAGCAAGTGGGGTAAATCTGTCCGCCCGCAATCTCATTTCCCGCGATGGTGCATGGTGGCTGTTAAGCCACCTAGTGGACAATTTCATTAAATTTCCGCCACTGGCAATCGTACTGGTCGGAATGCTGGGTATCGGCATGGCGGAGCGTACCGGGCTGTTGTCAACGATTCTGAGACTGGTCATCGCACGCACGCCCCAGGCAATGCTAACGCCTGTTACCCTGTTTCTGGGCATTATGTCATCACTTGCCGTAGATGCCGGTTATGTCGTATTACCCCCCATTGCAGCAGCACTTTATCTGGCAGCGGGCAGATCACCGCTGGTTGGCATTGCAGTCGCTTTCGCCGGGGTCTCAGCCGGGTTTAGCGCAAATCTGTTCATCACTGCAATCGATCCGCTGCTGGCGGGGTTTACCCAGAGTGCTGCAACCATTCTCGTGCCAGATTACCAGGTTCCAGTAACTGCCAACTGGTGGTTTATGATCACATCCACTCTGGTGCTAAGGAACCTCTGA
- a CDS encoding TonB-dependent receptor — MAWCPCWLYAQAVSDQTQASQPLTVSQSNTGQLANTPSVANSTFTLGTVDIVSTQSGRLPTRNILTSVDILGKNLIQNQNVNYAWELFNRVPGALLTNFNQGNDSGKFSFRGFNGEGEINAVKFLIDGIPSNSNDGNMPFIDALFPMNIESIEVVRGTNDPRYGLHSIAGNANITTKIGGTYANARVSHGSFGTTDLQTAAGYETGGFTQNYFIGYRTTDGHRDHSDLNKFSISGKWAYVPESGRYQIGTSVRHYRNQADEAGYLTFADSRARPFSSNAFNATDMGKQTTNQYSAFIDIDVLDNLFWTTKVYFNDFNKRRFVKFSADVSQQERVSNEKHYGVLSTLTYRPVVPFLHDFAIESGTDIQFQENKSDRYLTNQRTRTSQTRGQDFDFNIYGAYIQTILKPFESLKIVPAYRVDTIDGHFTNTLTGQKFAINDYDFIHQPKISVVYTPIQGYSLYGNWGRTFQVGVGADAYLIPPRTNNLQPSLNHGWEAGIKLNPVNWLEGRIATWEQTASNEARRILNSANNDSENIGRTRRRGVDVQFNVKPISQIDLWGTYTWQDSEILRAGTGLETTRGNQIDHIPNHMASAGIEYQVIPELRFSMWGNYQSNYFLERTNSTGKFGGFIVANLGLAYQATRRVNFDFQIRNINDEFYEYVWYDGSQSLHSPAAGRAFYGAVSVAF, encoded by the coding sequence ATGGCCTGGTGTCCCTGCTGGCTATACGCACAAGCCGTTTCTGATCAGACGCAAGCAAGCCAGCCGCTGACTGTGAGTCAGAGTAATACTGGACAATTGGCAAATACGCCGTCTGTGGCAAACTCCACTTTTACCCTGGGCACCGTCGATATTGTCTCGACGCAGAGTGGGCGGCTGCCGACCAGAAATATTCTGACCTCGGTAGATATTCTTGGCAAAAATCTGATTCAGAACCAGAATGTGAATTATGCCTGGGAGCTGTTCAACCGGGTACCGGGGGCGTTGCTGACCAACTTCAACCAGGGTAACGATAGTGGAAAATTTTCGTTTCGCGGCTTTAACGGTGAAGGCGAGATCAATGCAGTCAAGTTTCTGATCGATGGCATCCCAAGCAACTCCAACGATGGCAACATGCCATTCATCGACGCCCTGTTTCCAATGAATATCGAATCGATCGAAGTAGTTCGCGGTACCAATGATCCGCGCTATGGGCTACATAGCATTGCCGGTAACGCCAATATCACCACCAAAATAGGGGGAACCTATGCTAACGCACGGGTGAGCCATGGCAGTTTTGGCACCACCGATCTTCAGACGGCTGCAGGTTATGAAACCGGTGGGTTTACCCAGAATTACTTTATTGGTTACCGGACTACCGATGGCCATCGCGATCACTCTGATCTCAACAAATTCTCGATTTCTGGTAAATGGGCTTACGTGCCGGAGTCTGGACGTTATCAGATTGGAACCAGCGTGCGCCATTATCGAAACCAGGCAGATGAAGCAGGATATCTGACGTTTGCCGACAGCCGTGCGCGCCCTTTCAGCAGCAATGCATTTAATGCAACAGATATGGGCAAGCAGACAACCAATCAGTACAGTGCGTTCATTGACATAGACGTGCTGGATAATTTGTTCTGGACGACCAAAGTCTATTTCAACGATTTCAATAAACGGCGTTTTGTGAAATTTTCAGCCGACGTTTCACAGCAGGAACGGGTATCCAACGAAAAGCATTATGGCGTGTTATCCACTCTGACGTATCGTCCAGTAGTGCCGTTTCTGCATGATTTTGCAATCGAATCCGGCACTGACATTCAGTTCCAGGAAAACAAGAGTGACCGCTATTTGACCAATCAGCGCACGAGAACCAGCCAGACACGTGGCCAGGATTTTGATTTTAATATTTATGGCGCTTATATCCAGACCATACTCAAGCCGTTTGAATCGCTCAAAATTGTACCTGCCTACCGGGTGGATACCATAGATGGTCATTTCACCAACACACTCACGGGGCAGAAATTTGCAATCAATGATTATGACTTCATTCATCAACCCAAAATCAGCGTGGTTTATACGCCTATACAGGGATATAGCCTGTATGGAAACTGGGGGCGAACGTTTCAGGTGGGCGTAGGTGCCGATGCCTATTTAATTCCACCACGCACTAATAATCTGCAGCCTTCCCTGAACCATGGCTGGGAAGCCGGGATCAAGCTTAACCCGGTCAATTGGCTGGAAGGCCGGATTGCTACTTGGGAGCAAACCGCTTCTAACGAAGCCAGAAGAATTCTTAACAGCGCCAATAACGATTCTGAAAATATCGGCCGTACCAGACGGCGCGGCGTGGATGTGCAATTCAATGTCAAGCCCATCAGCCAGATCGATCTTTGGGGCACCTACACCTGGCAGGATTCCGAGATACTGAGAGCCGGCACAGGTCTGGAAACCACGCGGGGCAATCAGATTGATCATATTCCCAATCATATGGCTTCTGCTGGCATCGAGTATCAGGTTATTCCTGAATTACGTTTCTCAATGTGGGGAAACTATCAAAGCAATTATTTTCTGGAACGCACCAATTCAACCGGGAAATTTGGTGGATTTATCGTGGCCAATCTGGGGCTTGCCTATCAGGCGACCAGGCGAGTCAATTTTGATTTCCAGATCAGAAACATCAACGACGAATTTTATGAATACGTTTGGTACGATGGCTCGCAGAGCCTGCACTCGCCTGCCGCTGGGAGAGCTTTCTATGGCGCGGTTTCGGTAGCCTTTTAA
- a CDS encoding IS5 family transposase, translating into MSFADAEYANKGKVTRREKFLDQLDGLLPWQAMIDVIEPHYAPGNGRGRKPFALELMLRAHVAQIIYNYSDPGMEDALYEIESLRRFCGIRLEAVPDESTILQFRHLLEKHGLMDQIFQVINQTLGERGLFLKAGTIVDASLIAAPTSTKNKSRSRDPEMHSSKKGNQWFFGSKFHIGVDHETGLVHTLKVTSGHVSDVAEAAALLHGEEQFVHGDAGYQGLDKRPEMPAESPPACVIAMRPGKLARLTKDDSGAAQLLRGAARELAKRRAKVEHVFRDIKIRFGYAKNRYRGLAKNAARLTFLTAIANVIRGDAYERRCLVASEI; encoded by the coding sequence ATGAGTTTTGCTGATGCCGAATACGCCAATAAGGGCAAAGTCACGCGCCGCGAGAAGTTTCTCGATCAACTTGATGGATTATTGCCTTGGCAGGCTATGATTGATGTTATTGAACCACACTATGCGCCAGGCAATGGGCGTGGCCGCAAACCATTTGCCTTGGAATTGATGCTGCGCGCGCATGTTGCGCAAATTATCTACAACTATTCCGATCCGGGCATGGAAGATGCGCTGTATGAGATTGAATCACTGCGCCGTTTTTGCGGCATTCGTCTGGAAGCCGTGCCGGATGAAAGCACCATTTTGCAATTTCGGCATTTACTGGAAAAACACGGGTTAATGGATCAGATCTTCCAGGTCATCAACCAAACGCTGGGTGAGCGTGGGTTGTTCTTGAAAGCCGGCACCATCGTCGATGCCAGCCTGATTGCCGCGCCGACTTCAACCAAAAATAAGAGCCGGTCGCGTGATCCAGAAATGCATTCCAGCAAAAAGGGCAATCAATGGTTTTTCGGCAGCAAGTTTCATATCGGCGTCGATCATGAAACCGGGTTGGTGCATACGCTCAAAGTAACCTCGGGGCATGTCAGCGACGTTGCCGAAGCCGCCGCCCTGCTGCATGGCGAGGAACAGTTTGTTCATGGCGATGCCGGATATCAGGGGCTGGATAAACGCCCGGAGATGCCGGCGGAAAGCCCTCCAGCCTGCGTGATCGCGATGCGTCCGGGCAAACTGGCCAGGCTCACGAAAGACGATTCCGGGGCGGCTCAACTACTGCGCGGTGCCGCCCGTGAGCTGGCGAAACGCCGCGCCAAAGTCGAACACGTGTTTCGGGATATCAAAATCCGCTTTGGGTATGCTAAAAATCGCTATCGCGGCCTGGCCAAAAATGCGGCCCGTTTGACCTTCCTGACAGCCATTGCCAACGTCATCCGTGGTGATGCTTATGAACGTCGATGTCTTGTTGCGTCTGAAATTTGA
- a CDS encoding PEP-CTERM sorting domain-containing protein, producing the protein MANKLNLVINGLLLAWLLTGTPVSALSIQWLSMPDAATRQGNPEWIFGSPVLNFKNAGKDGIDWVATGVGPRGGYGKQELWLLDDSKAGIPGTSEATTTFSVISNSVAFILNGDHNDGYAQFYVDDADIGIFDLYHRGRTILAVTGLELVTHSLRVVQLGYHNPASTKADVAIFGGAAFNVATSNTEVIEPPVLLLLLTGFVYFIGRRLLCRNDHGTA; encoded by the coding sequence ATGGCTAACAAATTAAATCTGGTTATTAACGGGCTGTTATTGGCATGGCTGCTGACGGGCACGCCGGTATCGGCACTATCGATTCAATGGTTATCGATGCCTGATGCGGCTACGCGACAGGGTAATCCTGAATGGATTTTTGGAAGTCCTGTACTCAACTTCAAGAATGCGGGCAAGGACGGTATAGATTGGGTGGCCACGGGGGTGGGGCCACGCGGCGGGTATGGCAAACAGGAGCTATGGCTTCTGGATGACTCGAAAGCAGGAATACCGGGGACCAGTGAGGCGACGACGACTTTTTCTGTCATCAGTAACAGCGTTGCTTTTATCCTGAATGGTGATCATAACGACGGCTATGCACAGTTTTATGTGGATGACGCCGACATTGGTATTTTTGATTTGTATCACCGGGGACGTACCATTCTGGCCGTAACCGGACTGGAGTTGGTTACGCACAGCCTTCGCGTTGTCCAGCTTGGCTATCACAATCCAGCGTCTACCAAGGCGGATGTTGCCATTTTTGGTGGAGCGGCATTCAACGTGGCAACCAGTAACACTGAGGTCATCGAACCGCCTGTTTTGCTGCTTCTCTTGACTGGGTTTGTATATTTTATCGGTAGGCGCCTGCTATGCCGCAACGATCACGGGACAGCCTGA